The nucleotide window CATTCTTTTTAAGAAAAGCATTTACCAGGTTGCCTGCTGTTTCGGCGGTACCCTGGAAGTAAATATTGTTTCTTTTAGCATCCTGGAACTGGTCGCTGTAAGTGAAGCGGTAGTTGGTGCTGAAGATAAACTGGTTCTCGTAGTTGCCTCTTAAACTGGGTACTCTTACCAAAAGCTTTTCAAGACTATCTGTTGTTTTGAGTGTGCGTACATAAGTAACAGAAAAAGGATTGAATGTATGGTCTACAAATTGGCTGCCCTTCCAATTATAACCAAATTCAGCATTTCCGGATAACATGGTGAAATAAAGAGCCCTGTTCAGAAGCTGTCCGCCCAGTGTAATATGTGTTTTAGGAACAAAATTGCTCGCACTTTTAAAATTGATGGGGGCAATGATACGAGGAAAGATCAGCCTGGCGCTGGCGCTTAAAGAATAGGAATTTGTTCGGGCGCCACTCACCTGCGTTTCAAATCCGCCCGCTATGCTGGTAACTAATTGCTCTGCTCCTCTAAACAGGTTACGGTTGGTATTGGACAGTTTTATTTCAGAACCCACGAAGTTGTTCGATTTACTGGTACCGGTTACCTGTAACGACATAGAACGCTTTTTTTGAGGGGTGAGGTAAAAGTTAGCATCCAATAAATCACTCTCCAGTGTGTCTATGGGTCTGAATTCGGCTTTCACAAAACGGAAAGTACCCAGGTTTACGAGGCGGTTGAGACTGAGGCTGTGATCGGCACGGTTGTACAATTCATCTTTCTGGAAGAAAACCAACCTGTCAAAAATCCGGGGCTTGTAAGTATTTTGAGGATCGTAAATTTTAAAATCGTTATGCAGTACCGGCTTTGATAATCTTAGTGCAGAATCGCGCCTGATATTGTAATTGGGATAAATTTTGATTTCGTTGATCCGGTAAGGTTTCAGGCCTTCAATAGGGGTCATGTCCTTAACTTTTACATACACATTGGCTTTGTTATTGCCGATGGTACTATCTACCTGTAGTAATAAAAAGTCGGGGTTAAAAAAGAAGTAGCCTTTTTCTTTCAGATCGTTATCAATACGCTCCCTTTCTGCGGTGAATACATCGATGTCGTAAAAGATCCCCGACTTTAATAAAGACTGATCCGCCCCGCGCCTGATGATATTGTTGAGTGCTGTCGGTTCTGTAGGGAATTTGATTTCGTTAAGTGTGTATCGGTCATTGGTTATCGCCTTATATTCTGCGCGCCCTGTGCGTCCTTTTACAATAGCTTCACCGGTAACCGCAGCCTGCAGGTAGCCTTTACTGATCAGGTGGCTTTGTAGTATGTTAATGTTGTTTTGTAAACGCAGGTCGCTCATCAAAACAGGTGGTTCACCTAGTTTGGTACGTATCCAGTTTCGCAATCCTTTAGGCTTTTTAGGCTCCCCCGCAAGTGCATAAAAGGAAAGCTTATACCGCATCCCCAATATCTTTTTATTGGGCTCGGGGCGTGTCATTTCTTCCAGTGTGCTCTTTAATGCTTTTTCACCGGGAACTTTTTTAGCGCTATCGGGATTTATTTTTACCGTGGCGCCGGTATATAAAACCTGGCCTTCCTTCAGAGCTTTTAAGCCGGTACAGGACGCTGCTCCAAGGATGATGGTTGTTAATGTTATGATGTTGTAAAATATCCGCATTCTTATATTGTTATCGTCGTACGTGCATGAGATTAATTAAGGTTGTTGCTGTTGCTGCTCTCTCTGCTGTCTTCTGGCTTCACGTTCCTTTCGTAATTTTTCTTCGCTCTTAAAACTTCTGAATATTTCGTTGAAACGGTTATAATCAACTACCATGACAAAGCCTAAACCCGTTTCAATGATCTGGCCCTCTACTACTAATGTAGACTGATTGCGCCGGTAAGCCCTGAGCCTGTAGCGCCCGTCCCTCGACAGCGCATACTCGATATTTACGTTGCCGGCGATATTGGCCCCGTTATTGTTTTGAGTGCGTGCTCCCTCCAGGGCAAAATCGCTACCTACGGTTATCGTTAAC belongs to Niabella yanshanensis and includes:
- the tamL gene encoding translocation and assembly module lipoprotein TamL, whose translation is MRIFYNIITLTTIILGAASCTGLKALKEGQVLYTGATVKINPDSAKKVPGEKALKSTLEEMTRPEPNKKILGMRYKLSFYALAGEPKKPKGLRNWIRTKLGEPPVLMSDLRLQNNINILQSHLISKGYLQAAVTGEAIVKGRTGRAEYKAITNDRYTLNEIKFPTEPTALNNIIRRGADQSLLKSGIFYDIDVFTAERERIDNDLKEKGYFFFNPDFLLLQVDSTIGNNKANVYVKVKDMTPIEGLKPYRINEIKIYPNYNIRRDSALRLSKPVLHNDFKIYDPQNTYKPRIFDRLVFFQKDELYNRADHSLSLNRLVNLGTFRFVKAEFRPIDTLESDLLDANFYLTPQKKRSMSLQVTGTSKSNNFVGSEIKLSNTNRNLFRGAEQLVTSIAGGFETQVSGARTNSYSLSASARLIFPRIIAPINFKSASNFVPKTHITLGGQLLNRALYFTMLSGNAEFGYNWKGSQFVDHTFNPFSVTYVRTLKTTDSLEKLLVRVPSLRGNYENQFIFSTNYRFTYSDQFQDAKRNNIYFQGTAETAGNLVNAFLKKNDQGQKTLLNTAVNQFIKLEADFRDYYKIKPQLVLAGRANIGYGIPYGNSTVLPYIRQFFAGGSNDIRAFRARSLGPGSYNYDINPDSSQIFPDQGGDIKMMVNGELRAKLFSVIHGAVFVDAGNVWTAKADTSRMGSQFRLRNALNEFAVGGGVGLRVDASIFVIRFDLAMPFRKPWLPAGERWVFNQINFGDPTWRKQNLILNIGIGYPF